The Microbacterium sp. zg-Y1090 sequence GTGCTGCGGGAGAAGACCCGCCGCACGGCCGCGCAGTACATCGCCGCCGGCATTGAGCCGTCGCGGTCGACCCTGTACGTGCAGTCGCACGTGCGCGCCCACGCCGAGCTGGCCTGGATCCTGTCGACCATCACCGGTTTCGGCGAGGCGTCACGCATGACGCAGTTCAAGGACAAGTCGCAGCGCTACGGCGCCGACACCACCTCGGTCGGGCTGTTCACCTACCCGATCCTGATGGCCGCGGACATCCTGCTGTACCAGACCGACATCGTGCCGGTCGGCGACGACCAGAAGCAGCACGTCGAGCTCACCCGCGACCTCGCGGCGCGCTTCAACTCGCGCTACGGCGAGACGTTCACCGTGCCGATGCCGGTGATCCAGAAGGAGACGGCGCGCATCTACGACCTGCAGGACCCGCTGGCGAAGATGTCGAAGTCGGCCGAGTCCGACGCCGGCGTGCTGTGGCTGCTGGATGACCCGAAGGTCTCGGCGAAGAAGATCATGCGCGCCGTCACCGACAGCGAGGGCGTGGTGCGGTACGACCGGGAGAACAAGCCCGGGGTGTCGAACCTCCTCGTGATCTATGCGGCGCTGACGGGTCGGCAGATCCCCTCGATCGAGGACGAGTACGCCGGCCGTGGCTACGGCGACTTCAAGAAGGGACTCGCCGAGGTCGTGGTCGAGGAGTTCGGCCCCGTGCGCGCCCGCGCCCTGGAGCTGCTCGACGACCCCGCCGAGCTCGACCGCGTGCTCGCCGCCAACGCGGCCCGCGCCGACGAGGTCGCCGACAAGACGCTGTCGCAGGTCTACGACCGCGTGGGTCTGCTGCGCCGAGGCTGAGGTCCCGGCGGGCCACCCCGTCGCTTCCCACCGCAGGGCACCGGCGCGCTCGGCGTCGGCCGGTCCGCATGACCGACGCCGGCCGGGCGGGCGCGCGCCGCGTTCCGGGGGGGCGCGTGCACAACGTCGCCGAACCGGCTGCGAGGGCCCGTCGACAGCCACCGCAGGCCGGCGCACCGACGCGATCACCGTCGTTGTGCGCGGCCCAGGCCTTGTCCGAGGCCGCACCCAGGGGCAGGATCGGACAATCGCGCGACGCGGTGCCACCCTCCGAGGAGCAGCCATGCCCGAGAAGAAGCCCTGGACCACCGGACGTCTCGATGGCAGGATCGCCGTGGTCACCGGGGCGGCGCGCGGAATCGGCGCGGCCGCCGCAGTCGCCCTCGCACGGGCGGGCGCCGACGTTGTCGGGATCGACATCATCGCCGTGGTCAGCCGCGCCGACGACTTCCCGCCCGCGACCCAGGGGGAACTGGACGACACCGGCGCCCGGGTGCGCGATGCCGGCACGCGCTGCTGGGCATCGTCGCCGATCACCGCGACATCGGCGCGCTCCGCGACGTCGCGACCGAGGTCGAGACGACCTGGGGCGGCGTGGACATCGTCTTCGCGAACGCCGGCATCCAGGCTTTCAAGCCCATTCTCGAGATGGCGGACGCCGACTGGCACGACCAGATCGACAACAACCTCACCGGCACTGCGAACATGCTGCGCGTCTTCGCGCCGCTGCTGGTGCGCCGCGGAGGGGGGCGGATCATCGTGACGTCGTCGACGCAGGGCCAGCACGGCACCAAGTGGGGGTCGGCCTACTCGGCGTCGAAGTGGGGCATCATCGGGCTGATGAAGTCCGCGGCGCTGGAGCTCGGAGCCCACGGCATCACGGTGAACGCCGTGATCCCGGGCCTCGTCGACACGGCGCTCACGCGCCATGAGGACCGGTACGCGCAGGCGATCGCCGTCTCGGGGTCGTCGCCGTCGGGCGATGTCGCCGACGACGAGGCGACCGCCCGCCGGATGCTGGCTGCCAAGAGCCCCATGGGCCTGCCCTGGATCGAGCCGGAGGACGTCGCGCCGCTCGTGGTGTTCCTCGCGTCGGACGAAGCGCGGCTGATCAGCGGGACCTCGCTCGCGGTCACGGCCGGGGACAGCGCGAACGTCACCGCCTGACCCGCGCGGCGGGTGTCACGCCGAGGCGTGCACAACGTCGCGGATCCGGCGCGCCGCCGGGCTACGGCGCGCGTGTGCTGCGCCGGCGGGGACGGGTGGCGACGTTGTGCACGCGACGCAGCGGCGCCCCGTGCGCCATCACGTCACGGAGGGCGGCGATCACCTCGTCCGGCCGGTGGATGACGTCCTCCGCAATCGGTCGCAGCGTGACGTAGCCCAGGCGCGCGGCCTGGAGGTCGCGCCGGCGGTCGCGACGTCCCTCGAGCCATCCGCCGTGGAACTGCGCGCTGTCGCACTCGATGATGAGCCAGCCGTCGACGACGAGGTCCACCCGGCCCACGCCCGGGATGAGGACCTGCACCTCGACCTGCCACCCCTGGGCGCGCAGCATCAGACGCAGCAGCGTCTCGATGCCCGACTCCGCGCGCCGGTCGAGGTGGGCGCGCAGGATGCCGAAGCGTCGCGGCAGCAGCCGGAACACGTCCGCGATGCCCGCCTCGTCCACCCGACCCTGGTGCCATGCGCTGTCCAGGGTGGCGATGGCCGCCCGCGGGGGCTGGCACCGGCATGCCTGCGCGAGGGCCTCGATGAGCGGTGCGGCGAGC is a genomic window containing:
- the trpS gene encoding tryptophan--tRNA ligase, whose amino-acid sequence is MTRPRLYSGMQPSADSLQVGNYIGALLQWRDLQEAYEAYFSVVDLHALTQPNDPGVLREKTRRTAAQYIAAGIEPSRSTLYVQSHVRAHAELAWILSTITGFGEASRMTQFKDKSQRYGADTTSVGLFTYPILMAADILLYQTDIVPVGDDQKQHVELTRDLAARFNSRYGETFTVPMPVIQKETARIYDLQDPLAKMSKSAESDAGVLWLLDDPKVSAKKIMRAVTDSEGVVRYDRENKPGVSNLLVIYAALTGRQIPSIEDEYAGRGYGDFKKGLAEVVVEEFGPVRARALELLDDPAELDRVLAANAARADEVADKTLSQVYDRVGLLRRG
- a CDS encoding SDR family NAD(P)-dependent oxidoreductase, producing the protein MGALRDVATEVETTWGGVDIVFANAGIQAFKPILEMADADWHDQIDNNLTGTANMLRVFAPLLVRRGGGRIIVTSSTQGQHGTKWGSAYSASKWGIIGLMKSAALELGAHGITVNAVIPGLVDTALTRHEDRYAQAIAVSGSSPSGDVADDEATARRMLAAKSPMGLPWIEPEDVAPLVVFLASDEARLISGTSLAVTAGDSANVTA
- a CDS encoding endonuclease domain-containing protein; protein product: MIPTPVVGTSPTTVSYAMLRAGGVPRRRIDSAVAGGALIRVRRGTYVPGDCPPAFLLAAREGGRLDCLSLLAAWGVFVLDATATHVQMDYGATRLPPRRDGLERHWRCTAAASDALAAPLIEALAQACRCQPPRAAIATLDSAWHQGRVDEAGIADVFRLLPRRFGILRAHLDRRAESGIETLLRLMLRAQGWQVEVQVLIPGVGRVDLVVDGWLIIECDSAQFHGGWLEGRRDRRRDLQAARLGYVTLRPIAEDVIHRPDEVIAALRDVMAHGAPLRRVHNVATRPRRRSTRAP